Genomic window (Rathayibacter sp. VKM Ac-2760):
AGCGCGGGCCGCGGGAGGAGCCCTGGGCCCCCTGGCCGAAGAACGTCTCGAAGATGTCGCCGAAGCCGCCGAAGCCCTGCCCGCCGCCGCCGGGGAAGCCGTCCTGCGGGCCGCGGTCGTACTGCTGGCGCTGCTGGGCGTCGCTCAGGACGTCGTAGGCGTGCGTGACGAGCTTGAAGCGCTCGGAGGCGTCGGCGCTCGGGTTGACGTCGGGGTGCAGCTCGCGCGCGAGCCGGCGGTACGCCTTCTTGATCTCGTCGGCGGAGGCGTCTCGGTCGACGCCGAGGACTTCGTAGTGATCGGCCACAGGGGGCTTCGTCCTTCGTTCGTGGGTGGGTGCGCCGGGCGCGGCGGACCTGTCGGGAGCCGGGGATCCGGCGAGGGTCTGGTGCGGGTCATTCCTCGCCGAGGAGGCGGGAGAGGTAGCGGGCGACGGCGCGGACCGCCGCGATGTTGCCGGAGTAGTCCATCCTGATCGGCCCGAGGACGCCCAGGCGCGAGACCTGGCCGCCGGCCGTGTTGTAGCCGCTGGTGAGCACAGAGGTCTCCTGCAGGCCGAACGGCGCGTTCTCGCGGCCGATGCGGACGGAGATGCCGCGCGGATCCGGCGTCATCTCGGCGAAGAGGCGCAGCAGCTCCACCTGCTCCTCGATCGCCTCGAGCACCGGGTAGATGCTGCCCGAGAAGTCCTCCTCGGTGCGCACCAGGTTCGCGGCGCCCGCCATCACGAGGCGGTCCTGCCGGTTCGCGCCGACCTGCTCGAGCAGGGTCTGCACGATCGGGTCGACCACGTCGCGGCGCTCGGGGCTGAACTGCTCCACCGCGCTCTGCAGCGTCTCGGCCGCGGCGGCGAGGCCCAGGCCGAGGACCGCGGTGTTGAGCTTCGCGCGGATCTCGCCGAGCAGCAGCTCGTCGACGTCCTCCGGGGTCTCGAGCACGCGCTGATCGACGCGGCCGGTGTCGGTGATCAGCACCGAGAGCAGGCGGCGCGGGGCGAGCGCGACCAGCTCGACGTGGCGGATGCGCGCGGCGCCGAAGGAGGGGTACTGCACGAGGGCGACGCTGTTGGTGAGCTGCGAGAGCAGCCGCACCGTGCGCACCAGCACCTCGTCGAGGTCCGGGCTCTGGCCGAGGAACGTCTCGATCGCCTGCCGCTGCGCCGCCGTCAGCGGGCGCAGATCGGTCAGCTGGTCGACGAAGAGGCGGTAGCCCTTGTCGGTGGGCACGCGGCCGGAGGAGGTGTGCGGGGCCGCGATCAGCTCCTCCTCCTCGAGCTGCGCCATCTCGTTGCGGATGGTCGCCGCGGAGACACCGAAGGCGTGCCGCTCGACGATCGACTTGGAGCCGACCGGCTCGCGGTTCGCGACGTAGTCCTGCACGATCACGCGCAGGACCTGGAGACCGCGCTCCGTCACCATACGACCGACCTCCCGCCGGACTCCGGGTGCCTCTCGGCACGACCCACCTCGGCGCCTGGACGCCGCGCGGAGCTTGGCACTCCGCGAGATTGAGTGCCAATCATAACCGCGCGCGCGGGAGGAGAGCGGGGCTTGCCCCGGATCGCCTCCCGGTGCGGCTGTCTCTCTGCCACGATGGACGCCGAGCGCCCGGGGTCGCCCGACGCGCCGATTCCTGAGACGGAGATCACCATGTCGGCCACCCCGCCCCCGCCGCCCGCCTACTCGACGCCCGCCCCGCCGCTGAACCCGGCGGACGAGAAGACCTGGGCGATCGTCACCCACATCACCGGGATCTTCTTCAGCTTCATCCCGTCGCTGATCGTCTACCTGGTCTTCAAGGGCCGCGGACCCTTCCTCGAGGCGCACGCGAAGACCGCGCTGAACTTCCACCTCACGACGCTGATCGCGTACGTGGCGGGCACGATTTTGAGCTTCGTGCTCGTCGGCTTCATCGTCTTCATCGTCGTGCCGATCCTCGTGATCGTCTTCGCGATCATCGCCTCGGTGCGCGCGAGCGCCGGCGAGTACTACACGTACCCGCTGAGC
Coding sequences:
- the hrcA gene encoding heat-inducible transcriptional repressor HrcA, which translates into the protein MVTERGLQVLRVIVQDYVANREPVGSKSIVERHAFGVSAATIRNEMAQLEEEELIAAPHTSSGRVPTDKGYRLFVDQLTDLRPLTAAQRQAIETFLGQSPDLDEVLVRTVRLLSQLTNSVALVQYPSFGAARIRHVELVALAPRRLLSVLITDTGRVDQRVLETPEDVDELLLGEIRAKLNTAVLGLGLAAAAETLQSAVEQFSPERRDVVDPIVQTLLEQVGANRQDRLVMAGAANLVRTEEDFSGSIYPVLEAIEEQVELLRLFAEMTPDPRGISVRIGRENAPFGLQETSVLTSGYNTAGGQVSRLGVLGPIRMDYSGNIAAVRAVARYLSRLLGEE
- a CDS encoding DUF4870 domain-containing protein codes for the protein MSATPPPPPAYSTPAPPLNPADEKTWAIVTHITGIFFSFIPSLIVYLVFKGRGPFLEAHAKTALNFHLTTLIAYVAGTILSFVLVGFIVFIVVPILVIVFAIIASVRASAGEYYTYPLSIPFFK